A genomic stretch from Mycobacterium paraterrae includes:
- a CDS encoding acyl-CoA dehydrogenase family protein: MMTLPITDTTSVADAVAAVQQWVDTEVPGAWRTAAANGPAALRAVRSPADYQQWYPTFAASGLVVPTWAREHGGLGVGNEVARAIEHVLRPLRLSRLNPLGLNNAAAALFSHGTEEQRLRFLPPIVRNEEKWCQLFSEPGAGSDLASLATRAVRDGDSWVVNGQKVWTTWADQADFAILLARTDPEAPKHKGITYFLLDMRQSGVQVRPLRQITGESEFNEVFIDDARVPDAHRVGDVNDGWRVSASTLSSERQMVSGSGSGGMGRLGGSGAERLITLAQQTGKWSDPVIRNKVMRLWAQEQIRGWTNARVRAALSAGQSPGAASSIGKVHQAVLNQQIQDLMVDLLGTEAIAWPATDDPDALPRDVQGMMRSLANGTEGGTTDINKNILGERVLGLPKEPDPWKGKPWKDIPRS, encoded by the coding sequence ATGATGACGCTGCCGATTACCGACACCACGAGTGTGGCCGATGCCGTTGCCGCGGTGCAGCAATGGGTCGACACCGAAGTCCCCGGCGCCTGGCGGACCGCCGCGGCCAATGGTCCAGCCGCCTTGCGGGCAGTGCGCAGCCCTGCCGACTACCAGCAGTGGTATCCGACCTTTGCCGCGTCGGGGCTCGTCGTACCGACTTGGGCGCGCGAACATGGGGGCCTCGGAGTCGGCAACGAGGTCGCCCGGGCGATCGAACACGTGCTGCGCCCGCTGCGACTGTCGCGACTCAACCCGTTGGGCCTCAACAATGCTGCGGCCGCTCTGTTCAGCCACGGCACCGAAGAACAGCGGTTGCGTTTCCTGCCGCCGATCGTGCGCAACGAGGAAAAGTGGTGCCAGCTGTTCAGCGAGCCGGGCGCCGGTTCCGATCTGGCTTCGTTGGCGACGCGCGCAGTCCGCGACGGTGACTCCTGGGTGGTCAACGGGCAGAAGGTCTGGACCACGTGGGCCGACCAAGCCGACTTCGCGATCCTGCTCGCCAGAACCGATCCAGAGGCGCCCAAGCACAAGGGCATCACCTACTTCCTGCTCGACATGCGTCAATCAGGCGTACAGGTCAGGCCGCTGCGTCAGATCACCGGAGAATCCGAGTTCAACGAGGTCTTCATCGACGATGCACGAGTCCCCGATGCACACCGGGTGGGCGACGTCAACGACGGGTGGCGGGTCAGCGCCTCGACGTTGTCCAGCGAGCGACAGATGGTGTCGGGCTCCGGATCCGGGGGCATGGGTCGCCTCGGCGGCTCCGGCGCTGAGCGCCTGATCACGCTGGCGCAGCAGACCGGCAAGTGGAGCGACCCCGTGATCCGTAACAAGGTCATGCGCTTGTGGGCGCAGGAGCAGATCCGTGGCTGGACGAATGCCCGTGTGCGCGCAGCCCTTTCGGCTGGCCAATCGCCAGGAGCGGCATCGTCGATCGGCAAGGTGCACCAGGCCGTGCTGAATCAGCAGATTCAGGACCTCATGGTCGACCTACTGGGCACCGAAGCGATCGCCTGGCCGGCCACCGACGACCCCGATGCGCTGCCGCGCGACGTCCAGGGAATGATGCGCAGCCTCGCCAACGGCACCGAGGGCGGGACCACCGACATCAACAAGAACATCCTCGGCGAACGGGTGCTAGGCCTGCCGAAGGAGCCCGACCCGTGGAAAGGCAAGCCCTGGAAGGACATTCCGCGCTCGTGA
- a CDS encoding enoyl-CoA hydratase/isomerase family protein gives MSTYQRLVVEKSDGIGWLILNRPDAGNAFDSLMLDELETAWAELDSDPAVRVIVNTANGKPFCTGMDVVQVARDKEAMRRHSRRTRDAELKISSWHCGVWKPVIAAVNGVCAGGGLHLVADADIVIAAEEASFVDPHVSVGQAVAYEAITLLRKSPMEAITRMTLSGKGERITARRAYELGIVSEVVSSEELRATASKLATAVAANSPTALRATKKALWRSLEVGLTQARSEAADAIWRLRNHPDHSEGARAWSEKRTPRWQPLSDPVEVS, from the coding sequence GTGAGCACCTATCAGCGTCTCGTGGTGGAGAAGTCCGACGGAATCGGCTGGCTGATCCTCAACAGGCCCGACGCCGGCAATGCCTTCGACTCGCTGATGCTCGATGAACTCGAGACAGCGTGGGCCGAACTCGACTCTGATCCAGCCGTCCGCGTCATCGTCAACACCGCTAACGGCAAGCCATTTTGTACCGGCATGGACGTGGTGCAGGTGGCGCGCGACAAAGAGGCGATGCGTCGCCATTCACGCCGGACCCGGGATGCGGAATTGAAGATCTCGTCGTGGCATTGCGGCGTGTGGAAACCGGTGATCGCGGCGGTCAACGGCGTCTGCGCCGGCGGTGGCCTGCATCTGGTGGCCGACGCCGACATCGTGATCGCCGCCGAAGAAGCGTCTTTTGTCGACCCGCACGTCTCGGTTGGGCAGGCCGTTGCCTACGAGGCGATCACACTGCTGCGCAAATCACCGATGGAGGCGATTACGCGGATGACATTGAGCGGCAAGGGTGAACGCATCACCGCGCGGCGCGCCTACGAACTGGGGATCGTCTCCGAAGTGGTCTCCAGCGAGGAGCTTCGCGCCACCGCGAGCAAGCTCGCCACCGCGGTCGCCGCGAACTCGCCGACCGCGCTGCGGGCCACCAAGAAAGCACTGTGGCGGTCCCTGGAAGTCGGTCTCACCCAGGCCCGCAGCGAGGCCGCCGATGCGATTTGGCGGCTACGCAATCACCCCGATCACAGCGAAGGGGCCAGGGCGTGGAGCGAGAAGCGCACACCCCGATGGCAGCCGTTGTCGGACCCAGTGGAGGTGTCATGA
- a CDS encoding enoyl-CoA hydratase/isomerase family protein codes for MTYRRLVVERHGPVGWIINDRPDRLNAYDAAMREEFPQAWAELNADPDVRVIVHTGNGRAFQVGADVEELDGEAVLQFQETMRTLDLKLTAWHCHVDKPVITAVNGVCAGGGLHWVADADVVIASSDASFVDPHVSIGQVSALETIALMRKMPAEAVLRMALVGSHERLSAQRAYELGMISQVVDPPERLREVAQELAEKIARNSPAAMRATKRALWGALEFGLTDACREGAKHLTSMWGHPDQNEGPLAFADKRTPKWAPLENDS; via the coding sequence ATGACATATCGGCGGCTGGTCGTCGAACGACACGGGCCGGTCGGCTGGATCATCAACGACCGGCCGGACCGCCTTAATGCCTATGACGCCGCGATGCGCGAGGAATTTCCCCAGGCCTGGGCAGAGCTCAACGCCGACCCCGACGTTCGCGTGATCGTGCACACCGGCAACGGACGCGCTTTCCAGGTGGGCGCCGACGTCGAGGAGCTCGACGGCGAGGCGGTGCTGCAGTTCCAGGAGACCATGCGCACACTGGATTTGAAGCTGACCGCGTGGCACTGCCACGTCGACAAACCGGTCATCACCGCCGTCAACGGGGTCTGCGCCGGAGGCGGACTGCACTGGGTCGCGGACGCCGACGTGGTCATCGCCTCGTCGGACGCCAGCTTCGTCGATCCCCATGTCTCGATTGGCCAGGTCAGCGCCCTAGAGACAATCGCGCTGATGCGCAAGATGCCCGCGGAGGCCGTGCTGCGAATGGCGCTGGTCGGCAGCCACGAACGGCTCAGCGCCCAGCGTGCCTACGAGCTCGGAATGATCAGCCAGGTCGTCGACCCGCCCGAGCGGCTTCGCGAGGTTGCACAAGAACTCGCCGAAAAAATCGCGCGCAACTCCCCGGCGGCGATGCGCGCCACCAAGCGAGCACTCTGGGGTGCACTGGAATTCGGCCTCACGGACGCGTGCCGCGAGGGTGCCAAGCACCTGACATCGATGTGGGGACATCCGGACCAGAACGAGGGACCGCTGGCCTTCGCAGACAAGCGAACTCCGAAGTGGGCTCCCCTGGAGAACGACTCGTGA
- a CDS encoding class I adenylate-forming enzyme family protein encodes MSLAELLNGLPDVAVHTLRADVSRHELATSADQLGALLAEAGLHTGQVVAAMLPNDATTIAALFGTWRAGAVYTPLNPRAADAEIVTQIAALRPAAVITTPQLAQRFSSFHLPIITGEALTWAAVGSSHQPDDARSYEDDVALLQFTSGTTGPPKPVPLRHSTVLDLIDRLLEKLRGTKPAGSKPKRSPMPNLVPLSLSLWAGIYQVLFAFRAGSGVVLMDRFSATEFAALVKRHQLRSTVLPPAALTMVLHDDSVTDLSPLKIVRSITAPLSPVQAGRFRDKFGVVVLNSYGQTELGGEVVGWSAADARDWGETKLGSVGRPLPGIDVTIAEDEVMVRTPTTAARKIDPAFLDRLTDDGWFHTGDLGWFDDDGFLWLDGRVSDMINRGGLKVFPGTVEDVLLSADGVREAAVVGIADERLGEVPWAFVARSDREVSEDMLIAWCRERLTPYRVPARIVFVDQLPRNDVGKVVKRELAQLARP; translated from the coding sequence GTGAGTCTCGCCGAGCTCCTGAACGGTCTGCCCGACGTCGCAGTACACACGCTGCGCGCTGATGTTTCGCGCCACGAATTGGCAACCAGCGCTGACCAACTCGGTGCGCTGCTGGCCGAAGCGGGGCTGCACACCGGGCAGGTGGTCGCTGCCATGCTGCCCAACGACGCCACCACCATCGCCGCGCTGTTCGGTACGTGGCGCGCCGGCGCGGTCTACACCCCGCTCAACCCCCGGGCCGCCGATGCCGAGATCGTCACCCAAATCGCGGCATTGCGACCGGCTGCCGTCATCACAACCCCCCAACTCGCACAACGATTCTCGAGTTTCCACCTGCCGATCATCACAGGTGAGGCGCTGACGTGGGCCGCGGTCGGATCATCACACCAGCCCGACGATGCGCGATCCTACGAAGACGACGTCGCACTGCTGCAGTTCACCTCCGGCACGACCGGGCCACCGAAACCGGTCCCGCTGCGGCACAGCACGGTGCTCGATCTCATCGACCGCCTGCTCGAAAAACTGCGTGGCACCAAACCCGCTGGCAGTAAACCCAAGCGATCCCCCATGCCGAACCTGGTGCCGCTGTCGTTGTCGTTATGGGCCGGCATCTACCAAGTGCTGTTCGCCTTTCGTGCCGGCTCCGGCGTCGTCCTGATGGATCGGTTCTCCGCGACGGAGTTCGCCGCGCTGGTCAAGCGGCACCAATTACGCTCCACGGTCTTACCGCCGGCCGCGCTCACGATGGTGCTGCACGACGACTCCGTCACCGACCTGTCGCCCCTGAAGATCGTGCGATCGATCACGGCTCCCCTGTCTCCCGTTCAGGCGGGCCGATTCCGTGACAAGTTCGGCGTCGTCGTCCTGAACTCCTACGGCCAAACCGAACTCGGCGGTGAAGTCGTCGGGTGGTCGGCCGCCGACGCCCGCGACTGGGGCGAAACCAAACTCGGATCGGTCGGACGACCGCTGCCCGGCATCGATGTCACGATCGCAGAAGACGAAGTGATGGTTCGCACCCCGACGACAGCGGCACGCAAGATCGATCCGGCGTTCCTTGACCGGCTCACTGACGACGGCTGGTTTCACACCGGCGACCTGGGCTGGTTCGACGACGACGGATTCCTGTGGCTCGACGGTCGGGTGTCGGACATGATCAACCGCGGCGGACTCAAGGTCTTTCCCGGCACCGTCGAAGATGTCCTGCTCTCCGCCGACGGAGTCCGCGAGGCCGCTGTAGTGGGGATCGCCGACGAACGACTCGGCGAGGTTCCCTGGGCCTTCGTCGCGCGCAGCGATCGCGAGGTATCCGAGGACATGCTGATCGCATGGTGCCGCGAGCGCCTGACTCCCTACCGCGTTCCGGCCCGGATCGTCTTCGTCGATCAGTTGCCCCGCAACGACGTCGGCAAAGTGGTCAAGCGCGAATTGGCCCAGCTGGCCCGCCCGTAG
- a CDS encoding SDR family oxidoreductase → MTTPHVIGRSDAISWAVAASLKTVVHRSDEMISPGTDSVVIVVGVDPTLEPSHLHSLSAADWRLFAEQPMWHALTALQRSYASMRQDGGRIVLVVPSVGMTGGPHIVAWATAVEGIRAMAKSAARQWAHARVIVNLIATPLHLFAPRLDASAAHVSTAALPDDEKIIESVVEATRFLLKREVAGVVGETLIVDGGAMMLP, encoded by the coding sequence ATGACGACTCCCCATGTGATCGGACGCAGCGACGCCATCTCGTGGGCGGTAGCAGCAAGCCTCAAGACCGTCGTTCACCGTAGCGACGAAATGATCTCGCCGGGAACCGATTCCGTCGTCATCGTGGTGGGGGTTGATCCGACGCTCGAGCCGAGCCACCTCCACTCCCTCAGCGCGGCCGACTGGCGCTTATTCGCGGAGCAACCAATGTGGCACGCGCTGACCGCGTTGCAGCGTTCGTACGCGTCGATGCGGCAGGACGGAGGACGGATCGTGCTGGTAGTGCCGTCGGTCGGGATGACCGGCGGGCCGCACATCGTCGCCTGGGCCACCGCTGTCGAGGGGATCCGGGCGATGGCCAAATCCGCTGCGCGCCAATGGGCCCATGCACGCGTGATTGTCAACCTGATTGCCACGCCGCTGCATCTGTTCGCCCCGAGGTTGGACGCATCGGCGGCCCACGTGAGCACGGCCGCTCTCCCCGACGATGAGAAAATCATCGAATCGGTGGTCGAGGCAACACGATTCCTGCTCAAGCGCGAGGTCGCGGGTGTGGTCGGCGAGACGCTCATCGTCGATGGAGGGGCGATGATGCTGCCATGA
- a CDS encoding SDR family NAD(P)-dependent oxidoreductase, which produces MTLHGHTVLVTGAGRGVGQGIAHALARDGAHVFVGTRSETGKTVASELAEQGYRASWVCCDVTVAGSVADAVEAAVTKTGRLDALVHNATSNASSQPHRLEDVDEARWHDHFAVSLTGAYHCASAAFEALREQAGTFLVMTSPAGIEGSATLPLYATMKGALRGFAKSLAREWGPHGITVNVISPLAYSPAMTAAIEADPAMEQRLARRIPLGRIGDPETDIGSAVAFLLSPQARYVTGQTIGVDGGHFTNL; this is translated from the coding sequence ATGACACTACACGGACACACGGTGCTGGTTACCGGAGCCGGCCGCGGCGTCGGCCAAGGCATAGCCCACGCCCTTGCCCGCGACGGCGCCCACGTGTTCGTCGGCACCCGGTCAGAGACTGGAAAGACGGTCGCTTCAGAGCTCGCCGAGCAGGGCTATCGCGCCAGCTGGGTCTGTTGTGACGTGACGGTCGCCGGGTCCGTTGCCGATGCGGTCGAGGCGGCTGTCACCAAGACCGGTCGACTAGATGCGCTGGTGCACAACGCCACCAGCAACGCATCGAGCCAGCCACACCGCCTCGAGGACGTCGATGAGGCTCGGTGGCACGACCACTTCGCCGTGTCGTTAACCGGTGCCTACCACTGTGCGAGTGCGGCCTTCGAGGCCCTGCGTGAGCAAGCAGGGACCTTTCTCGTGATGACCTCACCGGCCGGTATCGAAGGCAGCGCCACGCTGCCGCTCTACGCCACCATGAAGGGCGCGCTGCGGGGCTTTGCCAAGAGCTTGGCTCGCGAATGGGGGCCACACGGCATCACCGTCAATGTCATTTCGCCGCTTGCCTATTCACCGGCGATGACGGCGGCCATCGAGGCCGACCCCGCGATGGAGCAACGGCTCGCACGCCGGATTCCGCTGGGCCGAATCGGCGATCCGGAAACCGACATCGGCTCGGCGGTCGCTTTTCTCCTGAGCCCACAGGCTCGTTATGTCACCGGTCAGACGATCGGCGTCGATGGCGGCCACTTCACCAATCTCTGA
- a CDS encoding amidohydrolase family protein yields the protein MTQPKAFEVWDADNHMYETIDAYTRYLPEKYSEALKFVDVNGRQKLQILGVITETIPNPTYEVIPTPGAWADYYRGINPEGKTLRELAEPIRCPDEFRRPDLRLALMDRQGVDGAVMFPTTAGMLEERTKSDTELTHAVTHAFNRWLLDDWTFNYQNRIFPVPAISLNDPAKGVAELEWCLENGAKTVLIRPAPVPREDGTSRSPALPEFDDFWRLVESSGISVQMHNSDAGYDRYLTDWESGNEFQGFQLTKFRGFIYEESRHIFDTLAAFVAHGVFERFPGLRIGVVENGGSWANRLMDAFDRVYRKKPQDFSEHPCDVFRRHVWVNPFHEEDMSHLIDTLGADRVMFGSDFPHPEGLAEPAHFVKELQNLPDATTAKVMGRNLKELIGV from the coding sequence ATGACGCAACCGAAGGCCTTCGAGGTCTGGGACGCCGACAACCACATGTACGAAACGATCGATGCCTACACGCGATACCTGCCGGAGAAGTATTCCGAGGCATTGAAGTTCGTCGACGTCAACGGTCGCCAGAAGCTGCAAATCCTCGGCGTGATCACCGAGACCATCCCGAACCCGACCTACGAGGTGATCCCCACGCCCGGCGCCTGGGCCGACTACTACCGAGGGATCAACCCCGAGGGCAAGACACTTCGTGAGCTCGCCGAGCCCATCCGCTGTCCGGACGAATTCCGGCGTCCCGACCTGCGTCTTGCATTGATGGACCGGCAGGGTGTCGACGGTGCGGTGATGTTCCCGACCACGGCAGGCATGCTCGAGGAGCGCACGAAGTCCGACACCGAGTTGACCCACGCGGTGACCCACGCATTCAACCGCTGGCTACTCGACGACTGGACGTTCAACTACCAGAACCGAATCTTCCCAGTGCCAGCAATCTCATTGAACGACCCCGCGAAGGGAGTCGCCGAACTCGAGTGGTGCCTGGAAAACGGGGCCAAGACCGTGCTGATCCGGCCTGCGCCGGTACCGCGGGAGGACGGCACGTCCCGGTCGCCCGCGCTGCCCGAATTCGACGACTTCTGGCGGCTGGTCGAGTCGTCGGGAATCTCGGTCCAGATGCACAACTCCGATGCGGGCTACGACCGATACCTCACCGATTGGGAGAGCGGCAACGAGTTTCAGGGCTTCCAACTGACGAAATTCCGCGGGTTTATCTACGAGGAGAGCCGGCACATCTTCGACACCCTGGCGGCGTTCGTCGCACACGGTGTGTTCGAGCGATTTCCCGGCCTGCGTATCGGAGTCGTCGAGAACGGCGGCTCTTGGGCAAACCGGCTGATGGATGCGTTCGACCGGGTGTATCGGAAGAAGCCACAAGATTTCAGCGAGCACCCGTGTGATGTCTTCCGCCGGCACGTGTGGGTAAACCCGTTCCACGAGGAAGACATGTCGCACCTCATCGACACTTTGGGTGCGGACCGGGTGATGTTCGGGTCGGACTTCCCGCACCCCGAGGGACTCGCCGAGCCCGCGCATTTTGTGAAGGAGCTCCAGAACCTTCCGGACGCGACAACGGCGAAAGTCATGGGCCGCAACCTCAAAGAACTCATCGGCGTCTAG
- a CDS encoding IclR family transcriptional regulator, protein MRGVKMRGVTSAPAERVLDVVELLSRPEGGGHRFSDVARELGLSQATAHSILKTLCDRGWATRDPISKKFDLGPSVALLADRLQAARPLLAVAREAIRRLADATGAPASVVERTGDELVITAFETPDGSTQPVAPVERIPYAPPFGIACAAWDMPSEQESWIQRGTAGDTSLAERLYSVLAQTRDRGYDVDWMTPALAQAAHAIESLSNETVPQNLRSVVDQLRVEFISANLLSSDSARDALPVATISAPVLDERGHVRLILGIHPLRVMTTSEIDAAAQPLLREIDRVAGPSPRD, encoded by the coding sequence GTGAGGGGAGTCAAGATGCGCGGAGTCACTTCAGCACCGGCCGAGCGTGTCCTCGATGTCGTCGAGTTGCTCAGCAGGCCGGAAGGTGGGGGGCACCGCTTCTCTGACGTCGCCCGCGAACTCGGCCTCTCTCAGGCCACGGCGCACTCCATACTCAAGACCCTGTGCGACCGCGGTTGGGCGACCCGGGATCCCATCTCCAAGAAGTTCGACCTCGGCCCGTCTGTAGCCCTCCTAGCGGACAGGTTGCAAGCCGCGCGCCCTCTTCTGGCTGTCGCCCGCGAAGCCATCCGCCGTCTCGCTGATGCAACCGGTGCGCCGGCCTCCGTCGTCGAGCGCACTGGAGACGAACTGGTGATCACCGCGTTCGAAACGCCCGACGGGTCTACCCAGCCGGTCGCTCCCGTCGAGCGGATTCCCTATGCGCCACCGTTCGGGATCGCCTGCGCCGCATGGGATATGCCAAGCGAGCAAGAGTCCTGGATTCAGCGCGGTACGGCCGGAGACACGTCGCTCGCAGAGCGTCTTTACTCAGTGTTGGCCCAGACGCGAGATCGCGGGTATGACGTCGATTGGATGACTCCCGCGCTGGCGCAGGCTGCTCATGCGATCGAATCATTGTCCAACGAGACAGTGCCCCAGAATCTGCGCTCCGTCGTCGACCAACTGCGTGTCGAATTCATATCGGCAAACTTGCTCTCCAGCGACAGCGCCCGCGATGCTCTGCCGGTTGCCACCATCTCCGCGCCTGTCTTGGACGAAAGAGGCCATGTGCGACTCATTCTCGGGATCCATCCGCTACGCGTTATGACGACGAGCGAAATCGATGCTGCGGCACAACCGCTGCTGCGCGAGATCGACCGGGTGGCAGGGCCTAGCCCGCGTGATTGA
- a CDS encoding zinc-binding dehydrogenase yields MRAVVLRGGELTVRETADPVPGQGDLLLKTLSTAICASDVHYMDHPELAIDDPTGRSLYDPDRDIVMGHEFVGEVIGHGPGCGDGFPIGARVTSMPIRLVDGGAGGLRIIGQHPEAQGSFGELLVVPETTARVVGDSVSSDAVAVVDAFAVGEFYVRASNLQPGEIPIVLGAGAIGLSAVAALSARGVDPIIVSDFSADRRELAQSGFGAHILVDPAQQSVFDAFRKTRAERHLAGSAVVFECVGAAGLIDTIVAEAEFSSRIYCAGGWYTGDTLDITAATRNGLTLQFGGGPLPQDWYGVLDAVVEGTLDPLPSVGKIIGLEEVPAALEAARRSEGPPRVVIHPNGDH; encoded by the coding sequence GTGCGTGCCGTAGTGCTGCGAGGCGGTGAGCTTACGGTTCGTGAGACAGCCGATCCCGTTCCCGGGCAGGGCGATTTGCTGCTCAAGACCCTCAGCACCGCGATCTGCGCGTCCGACGTGCACTACATGGACCATCCGGAGTTGGCGATCGACGATCCGACGGGTCGGTCGCTCTACGACCCCGACCGCGACATCGTCATGGGGCACGAGTTCGTCGGTGAAGTGATCGGCCACGGCCCTGGTTGCGGCGACGGCTTCCCAATCGGAGCCCGGGTGACGTCGATGCCGATTCGGTTGGTAGATGGCGGCGCCGGCGGTTTACGCATCATCGGACAGCACCCCGAGGCGCAAGGAAGTTTCGGTGAGCTGCTCGTCGTACCCGAGACAACCGCGAGGGTGGTCGGCGATTCGGTATCCAGCGATGCGGTCGCTGTGGTCGATGCCTTCGCGGTCGGCGAGTTCTATGTCCGCGCTTCGAACTTGCAGCCCGGCGAGATCCCGATCGTCCTCGGCGCCGGTGCCATCGGACTGTCCGCGGTCGCTGCGCTCAGCGCCCGCGGGGTCGATCCCATCATCGTCTCGGACTTCAGCGCCGATCGTCGCGAACTGGCCCAATCCGGATTCGGCGCCCACATTCTGGTCGACCCGGCACAACAGTCGGTGTTCGATGCCTTCCGCAAGACTCGTGCCGAACGCCACCTGGCCGGCTCCGCGGTGGTGTTCGAATGCGTTGGGGCTGCGGGACTCATCGACACGATCGTCGCGGAAGCTGAATTCTCGTCGCGCATCTACTGCGCGGGCGGCTGGTACACCGGCGACACCCTCGACATCACCGCAGCCACCCGAAACGGCCTCACTCTGCAGTTCGGTGGAGGGCCGCTACCTCAGGACTGGTACGGCGTTCTCGATGCGGTCGTCGAGGGGACACTGGACCCACTGCCCAGCGTCGGCAAGATCATCGGGCTCGAGGAGGTGCCCGCGGCGCTGGAGGCGGCGCGGCGCTCCGAAGGGCCGCCCCGCGTCGTGATCCACCCGAACGGCGACCACTGA
- a CDS encoding nuclear transport factor 2 family protein produces the protein MSDHDDLFDLTVRYATAIDSHQYSLLTTVFTEEARVDYGVVGQWTGGAAVAQFMEAAHVGAAHTIHRMTNQAIAIDGDTATMRTYVDALILMEDGSGANPVGYYDDHAVRTADGWRIDHRTYTSVRLTPVAAAHG, from the coding sequence ATGTCCGACCACGACGACCTTTTCGACCTCACGGTCCGATACGCGACGGCAATCGACAGTCACCAGTACTCGCTTCTCACAACAGTTTTCACCGAGGAGGCACGCGTCGACTACGGTGTGGTGGGCCAGTGGACCGGTGGTGCAGCGGTTGCACAGTTTATGGAGGCAGCCCACGTCGGCGCGGCGCACACGATCCATCGAATGACCAACCAGGCCATAGCGATCGACGGCGACACCGCGACGATGCGCACCTACGTCGATGCTCTCATCCTGATGGAGGACGGCTCGGGTGCGAACCCCGTCGGATACTACGACGACCACGCCGTTCGCACCGCAGATGGTTGGCGGATCGACCACCGTACCTACACCTCGGTGCGTCTCACCCCAGTGGCGGCCGCTCATGGGTGA
- a CDS encoding LLM class flavin-dependent oxidoreductase, which produces MFTLRFDMRAPSIGAPTTELYAAASEMSAWAEQHGCIAVVLCEHHCADDGYLPAPLLLGAAIAARTEQLMLTLTILLPFYDPARLAEDIAVLDHISAGRATYVFGIGYRAEEYAHFGLSMSDRGRLADEKLSVLRRLLAGDEIEHDGRRMKVTPRPRTPEGPMLSWGGASLAAARRAGRNGLGLLANGGVPGMREAYEKACRDNGFEPGLVVIPERDVATNCFVADDVDAAWDEIGKYLLHDAMSYSEWNPGNAVSANITTATTVDELRNTSSHVILSVDEARQRIAAGEVFNISPLCGGIPPATAWPYLKRFAELY; this is translated from the coding sequence ATGTTCACCCTTCGCTTCGACATGCGAGCGCCATCCATCGGGGCGCCCACCACCGAGTTGTACGCCGCGGCCAGCGAGATGTCGGCATGGGCTGAGCAGCATGGCTGTATCGCCGTCGTACTGTGCGAGCACCACTGCGCAGACGACGGATATCTGCCGGCGCCGTTGCTGCTCGGCGCGGCCATCGCCGCTCGCACGGAGCAGCTGATGCTGACCCTGACGATTTTGCTGCCCTTCTACGATCCGGCGCGGCTGGCCGAGGACATCGCCGTGCTGGATCACATCAGCGCGGGCAGAGCCACCTATGTGTTCGGAATCGGTTATCGTGCTGAGGAATACGCTCACTTCGGACTTTCTATGTCCGACCGCGGCAGGCTGGCGGACGAGAAACTCAGCGTGCTACGCCGCCTGCTCGCCGGCGACGAGATCGAACACGACGGCAGGCGCATGAAGGTCACCCCGCGACCGCGCACGCCGGAAGGACCCATGTTGAGTTGGGGCGGCGCCAGCCTGGCAGCCGCCCGGCGTGCTGGACGCAACGGTCTCGGATTGCTTGCCAACGGCGGAGTCCCCGGAATGCGGGAAGCCTATGAAAAGGCATGCCGCGACAACGGATTTGAGCCCGGCCTCGTGGTCATCCCTGAGCGTGACGTGGCGACCAACTGCTTCGTCGCCGACGATGTCGACGCGGCGTGGGACGAGATCGGCAAGTACCTCCTGCACGATGCAATGTCCTACTCCGAGTGGAATCCCGGCAACGCGGTGTCCGCCAACATCACCACCGCCACGACCGTCGACGAGCTTCGCAACACGTCTTCACACGTAATCCTCTCCGTCGACGAAGCGCGACAGCGCATCGCCGCGGGTGAGGTGTTCAACATCTCGCCCTTGTGCGGCGGGATCCCGCCCGCGACCGCATGGCCCTACTTGAAGAGATTCGCCGAGCTGTATTAG